Genomic segment of Plasmodium brasilianum strain Bolivian I chromosome 8, whole genome shotgun sequence:
agaaaaacttatataattacataaacttattttattttaatatttaaaatctcttttatcttatatattattaaaggGGGGTTATCCATAAAGATactcaaatatataaatatataatatgtaacgattattttgttttttattactttaaaaatgatttatataattaaaaaaatataaatacacatacacaaaaaaacaaaacaaaacaaaacaattCAGAATTTAAAGTACAATGGAGAATCAAACAATAGTTAACATATAAGATATCCAAGAGTTTTCAAATAACTTAgttgaatataaaaaatggagaaGTGAATtagtattaaaatatattgaaaattttaattttttaaatagtttaTCAAGACATGAAGAATGTAAAGACATTGTTTGAAACTTAAGTTATTGGATAGACGATAATAGAGATGAATTTATTTCTAGTAAAGATAAAGTGTTTGGTATTACTTCAACTTCTGAAACTTGGTATAAAGATGTTTATAAAcctttaataataaaaatacactATTTTTGTGaccattatatatttaagagaGTCCCTGATAGATTTCTAAAACATGTAAGGGATATAATTGGTAAAATTGAGGACTTCTTACATGTAAGAGATAATTACGTTGATGAAATGGACATTGACTGTGAGTCTaatgattattatatatttcaaggTTGGTTATATCAAAAGGAACATACCTTAGCTAATAACAAAGATTGGCACTTGAGGCAAATAAAGTTTCTTTATCATCACATTTTCCTGTAAGTTTAAAATTTGATGATGTATTTATCTCTGAACATTACTACAACGGAAATCACTATAGTGATtatgataaattatataataataatatatatgtaggaaAAGTTGTTCCAGCATCTGAAACAAGAAGTATCTTTTCATTGATAAGCATAAGGgaaattttcaataatttatCTTCACGCTACTCACctgttattattttcataggTTTGGGAATAATACTTGTGcagtttattatattttttttcattcttcttatggtaatataaaatatttattctataaaaGTCGTGATATTCATCGAACCTTTGCTGTTGATAATGagattaataaatatatatatatatgcaattgggggcaaatatatacaaatgtatgCAGATGTATTCAgacaaatacaaatacatacacatatatgcagacaaatataattacatagaGATATATGTagacacatacatatgtaagtGTATATACAAgcaaacatatacatgtagGGGTACACATTTGTATTAATGaatgtttaatatttatcatgtacatcatatgtaaatatatgggGTTATCAAAGAGCAAACGGAATAAATGGAAAAGGTTTTCTAATAAAAGAGTAAAAACTCTTGATAACACAAGAAGTACTTCTGTAAATAAAGGGGAGCATGGGtacaataacaaaaattatgattCTTAATCCAGTAACTCAGAAATGAGTgatgaataatattttccaaATCCTCTTAAAGTTGGAGGTACACATATGAAAAAgttctatatattaaataagggAGACGACAAAGAAATGACAATCGTAGACATAAATGTTCCTCAACATAATGGTAGTGAAGAATCAATAGAATTTCAAAAGAAAGATATATATGGAGTTTGCAAAGaactctttaaaaaaaacaaaagaaatgaTAATTCCTCTAAAATTGGGGAAATGGTGAAGAATGGGAAGCGATATATAGTTTTATAGTAAcgatatgatatatatgtagtaaattatttgaaatgAAATGTAATAACACTATAATGCCCATTACCAATGAGAAAATGTAGAAGAGGTAGAATGAGAAGAAGGaagatatgaaaaataaggaaTGATGGATTACGAATATTGAATAACGGATGAAACTTTAGAatgatgaatataatataaaaattaaagcatTAAAAGAAACCATCATTGATGTTCCTAATCCTTTTATtagattaattaaattttaattcgTTTTTGTTGTTgaattaatacaaataacTTAATATAAAAGGATAAACCATAATATGTTATGCCAATACAATCCATAATTGTTAGCAAAATTAACATGTTGATGCCTTGTTCTATCATAAATTTAGATGTAAATCAAGTTGTTCATATTTAGTAGATATAACTAAGGAGATGAGTAAATATGAAAACatattatctatttatataatatatatacatagtaGAACATTTTGTTTCACGATGCATATATTAAACTAACAAATGATTCTTTCAAAAGGaaagtaaatttttcataaaaatttagttCATGTctgtgcatgtatgtatatttgtatatatgtacctatatatatatacaagatTACAGGTATTTTTCATAGTTTCCTGGAAAAAACATCATTTGGTGGTGTCATAACGTTGTCTGTGTGCCAATTCAGAAAATGAACTGTtaatatgcaaaaatttttttagcgGAAAATAAAGGTAAAACCATTTAGTTGATGCTTATAGATGGGCACAACCCAGTATTCGgatacttacatatatatgtatatatataagcagtTATGATTGTTATTCTTATCATAAACTGATTTATCAAAGTGAAATAAATGTTCCATATATGCTATGAAAAACAcctgtacatgtatatgtataggTCATATTCGATTAAATCAAATATTTCGCATTtcacaaataatatatgtttacttcaaaaatataaaatttgatataatatttcttgataaatatatttatgttggaaatattttttatataaaataaatattttctttatatatttatttttcaaaaaataatttgccGGTGTCTATTATGTCTTATATTATCGCCATACGGAAGTATATAGCCCCAAAGTACctaaataaaatgttaatgtgtttttttcttttttttggatacttgtttttttggtttttatATTCccctaaaaaaataattttaaataacacGCTATCAATTTCGTGTCCCTTAAAAGCGCaaacttatatattaaacacCAACATCAAATACTTAACAGGAATATCTCTGCTATTAATTGCAGCTTTGCCTTAATTATTTTCAccattatatacatatttgtatgtttatttatttcttctttttttttttttttttttttatcttttttcttattttttatgattattaATTGTAAATCTTTTTCGTAcccaaaattatttaattccaTCAAAAGTGATTAAGTATACATTacgtaaaaatttatacaataataaatattttcaatagaGTAAAACTATAATTATCcaaatcatatttttattgtaaagACTATTTAATGATCATCACAATTTAacaaagaataatataattttaatttttaataatttatgtgttttaaaaaatttatattttcccctttttaagtaaattttaattctacATTATTTTctgtaagtatatatagaaaacatacagatgtatataatatataaaaatacattttattgttcttaagattaacaatatattttttattttttatattggcTTGTTACTGTATtacatattacatttaaaaaaacttatttattatcaaaacagaaaattgtttatttattaaacatCTTAAAAAGGCaattttagtaatatttttaatatgcttttattatacataaacaaTTCAGTAGTTTTTTTAGTTTctgataataatttatatcgtgatatttcattttaacacaaaagaaggaaaatacaaaaattattcatggatatataccattttattatttcactATTAAAGTTTTCGTGGGgagaaaaatttttctttttgaatatttttttacatttcttatattatcACATCTTTTGATTTTAACTTTCTCCTATAGAACaacaaatttttaactattataacaaaaaaaaagaaaaggaaaaaaagaaaacaaaactaataatatcaatgtaacaaaataagtagtatgtatatatatcacacTGAAAATATACTAGAGTATTTAATTAAGGATAGAACAGATAccataatgaaaatattattctaattaaaaaagcttaaaaaaaagaaaaaacaataaaacaacgttaaacgaaataaaacagaatgaatcaaagtaaaaagaattgaaactaaataaaactaaatgAAACATAATGAAactaaatttcttttaattattgtaaatattttaattaataatgatatagTTATAAAACCCCTTAGTAATAAGCTACGTTAAGCGCAATAAttactaaaataaataaaacagggaaaataaaaaagaaaaagaaatattccaaaaaaaataatacaaaatatgaataatggAGAAACATGAGAAGGTTATATGGAttgttatacatatgttataTACTGTAAAACAACAAATGAGaaagttatattttgtagtaaatagaaaatatttttgtatgtaaCTACAGtaattattcttatatttacatgatctttttttttttcccagaTAAAGaaagaatttaataaatatacagtatatacatatatatacataacctaacttttcttttactgtaagataacaatttattagaaaaagaaaaatctaTGAAAATAGTAATTCCAAGCTTAcatgaaaattattactattaataatgaacaaaaaaaaaaaaaaaaaataggtatatgaataatttaaaatttcctgttaaaaaaaaaatggtaagaTTTTAAGCTGGTacatgaattaaaaaaaaagtgtgaCGACAATGACTATATATAGATGTTAATATAAAGGTTCCTTATGTTATTTTACCTATTGCAGATTTATGACACATTTATTGCTCGTACAGTTTAATgaaaagtttttaaaaattttcccctattttaaataaaaaattaaaaattgttttatgaattataaatattatattttttggtatattatattttctaaataaattattcgcAAAAATGTggaatattaatataataataactcaatatttaatattttttacttgtaaaatttcatttaatagAACAAAATTGAACAAAAGGTTTAACTAGTAAATAGTGCACATCGGCTATTGAAgcttaatttaaatttatattacaagctattttttttttttttttctgttcttgtttcataaaaaatagtagtaatTAGCATATTTCTAGGAAACagtttttctaaaataaattataataaaattataaaaaaaaataaaaaaaaaaaaaaagaacaaaacataataatagttatattttactaGAAAAAGGGTTtcgtttttgaaaaattattttgactCATGGTAATAAGTTGTCATgctaataataaagtaaattttgtaaatacaaaatttgcTACTccatatttatgtttaacGAAGAACGAAAATCCTcctgaaaataatattaaaaatgacaTAGCCTTTCATTCTTATGTTGCATTGTCAATTATCTCATATTGTGCCCTTTctaatatttctaatatagTAAGAGAAgatgttatattattaaatatatacggGTATACGTACTATGTAAATGTGCATATTGTggtataagcatatatatatgtttgtgttTGAAGgtcctttttatttcatataaaaactCTTAATTGAAATAgtgttaatataattaacataaaaaagttaatcaCATACGAAATGAAtactttaaattatattttagaatTCTTCCAAAAGGAAATTACGACGATACTGTAACTCAGAAAGCACAGAAGAAAGTAAGAGTAAGGTAAGCGAAAAGGATGAAAATGAAGGGGAATTAAATAAGATAAATGAAAgcaaaatagaagaaaaaaaaagaatagaaatcaaaatagaagaaggaaaaaggtatgaaagaaaaaatgataaaataaaaattggtgaaataaatatagacgAAAACAAAATTGGTGAAGGAAAAATTGATGAAGacaaaattaatgaaaacgGAGAAGAcgaaatcaaaataaaagaaaacataatagatgaaaacaaaacaggtcaaaaaaaaagagttaaatttaaaatagatGAAATTAAAACAGACGAAGGAAAAACAGAAGAAATCAAAACAGACGAAAGCAAAACAGAAGAAATCAAAATAGAAGAAAGCAAAATagatgaaaacaaaaaaaatgagaacaTAGGCGATAAAAACCtaagtaacaataataacgAAGGAGAAACTTCATTGAACATTGAGGAATTAAGTACTAAAGAGGTATTAAAATTAGCTGCAAAAAAAGTCATAGacatactaaaaaaaaaaatacttgaaAAAAGGgataagtttaaaaaaaaagtaatagaCAAAATAGTGTTTACAATAAATCAAATTAAAGGAGAACCATTAGACGCATATAAAGAGGAATTTGATGATGAAGAAATAATtgatgaagaagaagaatgGAAAGTAAATGAATGGAATCAATGGTTTTCCAACACTGAAAAGGAATACGATGATTGGATTCAGTCAATAGACGATTATAAAGCCCAGTGGATCAAGGAAAAAGATTTGGTATTTCCAACATTCGCAAATAGTCTATACAAAAGTTGGGATAGGTGGCGTGAACAAGTTAAATCTGAAAGTAAGGATTTGAAAGAGGCCAAATGGAAAGGATGGGGAAAGGAGGAATGGAAATTATGGCTTCAGAAGTATTGGTATGAACATAATCaagaaaaatggaaagatATTATAGCAacgtatgaaaaaaattatcgcGAATGGACAGTTAATAATTGGAATAAATGGAAAGGGCAAAAATTGATGTCGtggataatgaaaaaatggaaagttAGAGAAGACCGGAAATGGGAAAGATGGGAAAGTAACAAATGGAATAAACGTTTAAGatttaaagagaaaaaacaaTGGAATGTTTGGAGATATAGATTAGAAAAAGAACGTTTGCAATGGAAACATTGGATTGATTCAAAAAGGATTACAGTTTTGGGGGAAAATCAATGGAAAGAATGGGACGACtggaaagaagaaaaactTAAGATCTTTGAGGAAATTGTAGATTccatttcaaaaaaatggGTAGAAGAAGAAAAGTTTCAcgaatttaaataataaaatatatactaagaataatacatattcTAAACAAACTACAGAAAAAGAagtaacatttatatatatgtaaaaactCTAGTACAGAAGTTACCAAATATCGCACTTCTTCAGAGACGCTTATTTTAGTAGATccacaaatatatgtaatgaaaTGGAAAGAAGTGTAAACGAACGAATAAGATATAGTTCTggttataatatttcatctGTAACATATAATGCAGAGTCCTAATcacttctttttatttaggGTGTCCCTCTAATTTGTTACtcaactttaaaaaaaaggaaagggaAATTGTAGAACTCCCAaacaaaaacgaaaaatatattttccaaacataaataaataggtAAGACAAAAAGCGTAATTGCCATCTCTATATAGTCTTAAAAATtgtgaaattatatatttatatatatatatatataaacataggTAAGCTAATAGAAGTTGACTTTTATCATAATAACCGTTTTTTGttaaacttattttattattttttttgtttttttttgattttttctttttttttttgttttaatttgtttaaaattttttttgatatttgaaaaataaactttcttttttaacttttagttttaaaaaaataaaattttaaattttatcttACAaattacatgtacataatgTTTATAcgtattcaaatatatatgtatgtttttacatgtatttgcttttttatatcaatCATTTAATAAGGTTGCATAGCTCTAATAGAAAGAATAATCTTTTTAATCACCGTTAAATTCAcacaataattataatgatcCCATTCTTCAATTctaataagtaaaaaaaaaaaaaaaattctttaaaagaaataaaaagaaactaAAATCTgacaaatatattagattattttgtttcttaGGAATACCATTTTATCAATTATTTGGAAGTTTGGGAAATAACTTcatcattaatttttaaatttcatttataaacaTCAGAAGAATAGAATAACGCGAATGCAGTACAACTGAATGTTGATGATAATTTAGGTTACATTGTACTATGACAGATGTGACTGGTATTTTTCATGCGCTTAACTTGTGTGGTAGCTACAAATCAGTTCAAAAAATCCTACGAAAAACGTGGTGAAGGATGATAGAAAAAATTCTAATATGCTGcaagaaaggaaaaattaaggAATAACCCCTTAAAAGATCCCTAAAATTAACTGTAAGTATTATACAACCCTTTTAATGGACgctttaaaatattacgaATATcagaacataataaaatattatgagaTTCACATTCACATTATCAGTAATACGTATAGAATCTTAAactagtaataatatattaaattgtacgcattaaatatattacttaataaatttatatacgaaaaaaaaatgatatataaaaaatatattacaatacaaataggaaataaaattaagttttaagaaatcattaaaaataaaactaatgtttaaaacaaatatctttaatataaaagaatttaataCATAAACCCATGGTTTTTTCAAGTAAGCCTTACAGAGAGTAATgacaattttttcttcactttttttttttctcaactGCACTATgtatcacatatatatacatatttcgTTCATAAGAAAAGGGGTTCATTTATGGGGCAAAAAATCAGTATGAACCGAACGTGAAGTTGCAAAATGTTCCATTcttacaattattatatatatgagaaaATATTCTGTCTTTTATTTAAGAACAcatctttttataaaaaaagaacaaatatcTAAAAAGTTTTAATGCATTTTATCTGAAAGATCAgttatcaaaaataatttgcaTACCTTTGTTAATTAATTGCAAAGAACATTAATCGAGTAATAACGAGCATGTTGTTTCATACGAATTCAACTTCTATTGCTCCCCGAacttcatgtatatatatgcaaaagaAATGTTGTAATACTATGAAATACTATCTCATTCTTGCAATAACTACGTGTTTTCGCTTAACTATTTTATTTcctcattatatatatattaatgaaactTCGATTTGtctttttatgttaatttaaaattaatcaCTCAGCCCATATTTCCCCTAACAACAAGCTTATTTTTGTCTTATTCTATTTCTTAGTTTCTCGCTTAAATATAACGTAGTTTTTTATACACTACACCTTTTAATCATCACTTTTAggaacatttattatttattaatttgaaattttgttttcacttttagtattttttcatatgagTGAACGGGCACTAATGGTGAAAAGGTCCGTAAAAGAAACATACAGTTTGATcttgttttcttttattgcTCTAATTTCTGttcctgtttttttttttttttttttcttatttttgttcgttttttgttttggctattttttttttttttttttggctgTATTATTTAGCTTTACGCTTTAGCTGTACATTTTGGctgtaatatttaattttttttttttttttttaaggcatacatataaatgaatgGCAAATATTTGAAGAGTAAGATTTAGCATTTTTCATAAGAAgcgttaattttttatttctttttagcaaattatttttcttttaaaatttttttatatgtaaagatctcttttcctttttatgttGTTACTTTTTTGACCAGTCCTTATAAATGTCTTCCATCTTGTTTTGGgttttaataattcttttactATTTGGTTTACcattttacaaatttaaaGTCTCAAAtactaatataataaaagatgtAGACTTTGAAATTAAGTATGAAGCAACAACAAAACGTTTGTATGTTGAAAGTGTTAACAAGGAAAAATGTGGCAACCAAAATTACTACATAAATGAGAACTGCAAAATTGTTAGTTCTCTCGGAAAAATTGATGAGAATAATACCGAATTgtgtttaaataaaaaaaataaatgttcgtatatttcaaattatatttttcaaaatttggGTATAAAGTCAATTACTAAACGAGATTTTTCcaatttatttcattcgAATAGATCAACTATTAAAACGCAAGAAAAATGTAACAAAGAAGTGCacttaaatgaaaaaataaaatgtacatgCTGCGAGAAAGAAATACCAAATACTACTGAAGGTGAAGtagaaggaaaagaaaaaggtaCAAACATAGATAATAACAATTATTACCACTTTAAGGactgtaaatgtatattgcATTATGAGGTAGAATATGATGATACTGTTACTCCTAATAAATGTGAAAGTTTTACTTGTACAGATGGATTTTGCACTCTTCTAATAAATGGAGAGCCATTTTGTTCTTgttttgataatttttattttgataaaaacaGAAATGCATGTATAAAacatgaagaaaaaaaaaaaaagactgcAACCTTgattttggaaaaaataaaatcagtTATTCGCATCACACCTATAGCTATACACCTTTAACTAGTGAAGATTcgcaaaataataattcccAAGACCATTCACTAAATCGTTTTCAAAGTGTATTGGATCCAAAAAACagattaaatataaatcatacatataataaggCTTGCCAGGCAAATCAAATAAGAAATGAACAGGGAAATTGTGAAGATAAAGACGATCATGCAATAGAAGATATTTGCTTTAGATTAgaatgttttattaattctaatAAACCTGAATGTGCATGTGTAAATAAgaagagagaaaaaataggtaataacatttttgatgtttcaaatataaatcTATGCACACTTAATAACATTAATTGTGATTACGGAAAATGTAacaatttgttaaaaaaagaggaacTAGGATGTATCTGCGATGAAAActataaatatgataaatcTTTAAAAGTTTGCATTAGCTCCTCCTTAACAGGCCTTTTAAACTATATACTTCTTTTAGTGTTATTTGCTTTAATTACAAgtgtattataaattaatagatattaaaacaattttcACTGTTTCATGGGGGCTTTCAGGGGGATCAAATACTGTTTCTACATTTACAATTCAGAATGTACCCTTTTCTTCTCatattgctttattttatttcgttacatatatatatatatatatattttttttttttcccctgaAAATAATTACTACATAGAGaaacatatgtatttttatggGAAACTTTACCTAAATAGAAAAGGTACCATTCAATGAAGTACTGCAGTTGTCCGTTAATTAACGTGAATAATAGTCCATATAGACATACAACTATAAAAATGTGTGAAGCACCACAAACATGCACAGGTAGAaatgcatatgcatatatgtacatatgagCACACCCACATACAAGTTCGctaattcatatattattttggcATATGGGGAATTTATGCACTTTAAAAAGACTTAATTTCACTATAATCTAAAGAAAAGTGAAATTAAACAGTTTTtaagttataatatttaagtatttttaaatatgtaaccacgtaaattttaaacatacagaaattatattttccttatttacagtgtttattttgcttttcttcttttttatgttctacttataatatttaaaaaaataataataaatatagctGTACTGTAATTTTCACAAAAcagtttttaatatttccttCATTAAAGAGCAAAGccttatacatattttgaCTTGATAGAAGAATGTTCCTATTATTAATGTATACTCGTATAAAACTATTattgaagaagaaaatagtacacttttttttttttaagaatacatataacttaaccatatatttataggataaatgtaaatacCCATAAAAGGTGGAGAAGCgaccttttttatttttataaaaaaaatgttctttgttattaatttaaagatTCTACAACGGagtattttttctcttttactTTTACCTCTCCTtactattttcttctttttttttccccttttgttattatacataattagAAATAGATTTCGGTTTCTACAGTTTGACAACAGTGGAAAcaaatttcataaaattaaactaTTTAACTATaagtttatattaaatatttacttgAATGAAATTACATTGTATATTATCCTTTTAAACATTATATGCATTACTACGTATTAGTATCTAAATACGAAAATTTTGCTCATTAATTTAACatttgtataattaaaattgatcagaaattgtatataaaacatacatGGGTAAATTTTTCACACATGCCAAattctattaattttttaattttcattttttaaaagacaAGAACtcatttgaaaataatatatgtttctccattttttttctttttttttgatatttatttaaataattaaaaatgagaCGAGACGcttaaattttgtaaatacatacaatatgtatatatatatatatatactattaaGCAACTTTTTCTGATAAATACTTACATCCTTATAATCGTAATATTATCTTGTATGGCATTTATaactatattaaaagaacatataaaaatctCTCACTTAAAAATgagggaaaaagaaaaaaaaagaacatcaAGAAATAACTTTATGCTTGTTTCCATAGCATAAAAATACAGAAATCTATGTAATTTAGCtgtagtaaaatataaaatataattgcaCTAGCAAAATGTATGAGTTCTTAATTATTTTgcgtaaaaatatttttctaaataagGCTAATTTTCCATGAAATTTTAGTTtacttcttttaaaatatttacacgTTCACATATGTGTAAATCAGTTTTCCCGCTTCTTTATTCGTGTGCGCATATATAGATCAGTTCTTCCTTTTAATCATTCAATCTACAAATAGTTGTTTTttagtaattataaaattagttATTACACCTCtgtgttttttaaaaaatttacaaaaatataaatgttcttttttgttgttcATTATAATTTGACAGTTAATTCATAAGGTCGTATATcctttaatatatgtacatttgtatctatagaaaatattccttttttttttttgtttttttacacATGATGAAACAAAAGTACGTATTTCCtctatataattctttatattttttttttaaaccttTCTATTTCAATTATTctaaaatatagaaatattatatatatgcaaaaacaattcgtaaaaatttatgagtaaatcatatacacatatatatgggcACATGTACGAGAAATATAAATGcagttcaaaaaaaaaaaaaattccgtTACTAAAAATACTTAAAGTATGGGTAAACGAAgcataaaaaagagaatattcTTATCATAGCTTTCTTTTccgttttttatttattatattgtaaaaagCCATAATAAAAGATGTTTAATGGGTTAAAAATTTGACAATATAAACAAGCTAAAATGTAAACATGTTAAAgtgtaaaaatgtaaaaacttAAAAGTATTTTCCTTCATTCAACATCACATTTCCTTTAAGggataatttattttaaaaaccaTGGCACTAAAAAATTGTTACTTTTTATACATAACACGTATAAAAGTAacaattttcaaaaaattttaaaagggCACAAACtcacaaaacaaaacaaaatttctatttaaatttaaaaaaaaaaaaaagaatgtagAAATTtctgatttaaaaaaaagatataattgttatataatagtaCACAGGCATACTTTTTATACACAatcccaaaaaaaaatagaaaaaatatatttaaaaatactatatgcatatatatacaatagcgtaagcagaaaaaaaatt
This window contains:
- a CDS encoding STP1 protein; translated protein: MENYWIDDNRDEFISSKDKVFGITSTSETWYKDVYKPLIIKIHYFCDHYIFKRVPDRFLKHVRDIIGKIEDFLHVRDNYVDEMDIDCESNDYYIFQGWLYQKEHTLANNKDWHLRQIKFLYHHIFLFGNNTCAVYYIFFHSSYGNIKYLFYKSRDIHRTFASKRNKWKRFSNKRVKTLDNTRSTSVNKGEHGYNNKNYDS
- a CDS encoding Tryptophan-rich antigen 3, which produces MVISCHANNKVNFVNTKFATPYLCLTKNENPPENNIKNDIAFHSYVALSIISYCALSNISNIVREDVILLNIYGYTYYVNVHIVNSSKRKLRRYCNSESTEESKSKVSEKDENEGELNKINESKIEEKKRIEIKIEEGKRYERKNDKIKIGEINIDENKIGEGKIDEDKINENGEDEIKIKENIIDENKTGQKKRVKFKIDEIKTDEGKTEEIKTDESKTEEIKIEESKIDENKKNENIGDKNLSNNNNEGETSLNIEELSTKEVLKLAAKKVIDILKKKILEKRDKFKKKVIDKIVFTINQIKGEPLDAYKEEFDDEEIIDEEEEWKVNEWNQWFSNTEKEYDDWIQSIDDYKAQWIKEKDLVFPTFANSLYKSWDRWREQVKSESKDLKEAKWKGWGKEEWKLWLQKYWYEHNQEKWKDIIATYEKNYREWTVNNWNKWKGQKLMSWIMKKWKVREDRKWERWESNKWNKRLRFKEKKQWNVWRYRLEKERLQWKHWIDSKRITVLGENQWKEWDDWKEEKLKIFEEIVDSISKKWVEEEKFHEFK
- a CDS encoding hypothetical protein (conserved Plasmodium protein) gives rise to the protein MSSILFWVLIILLLFGLPFYKFKVSNTNIIKDVDFEIKYEATTKRLYVESVNKEKCGNQNYYINENCKIVSSLGKIDENNTELCLNKKNKCSYISNYIFQNLGIKSITKRDFSNLFHSNRSTIKTQEKCNKEVHLNEKIKCTCCEKEIPNTTEGEVEGKEKGTNIDNNNYYHFKDCKCILHYEVEYDDTVTPNKCESFTCTDGFCTLLINGEPFCSCFDNFYFDKNRNAYSQNNNSQDHSLNRFQSVLDPKNRLNINHTYNKACQANQIRNEQGNCEDKDDHAIEDICFRLECFINSNKPECACVNKKREKIGNNIFDVSNINLCTLNNINCDYGKCNNLLKKEELGCICDENYKYDKSLKVCISSSLTGLLNYILLLVLFALITSVL